The Candidatus Tanganyikabacteria bacterium DNA window CTTCCCAGTCCCGCATCGAGGAGGATCCGAGGCTCGTGACGATGTGGGCCGGATACGCTTTCTCGAAGGACTTCCGGGAAGATCGCGGCCACGCGTACATGCTCGAGGATCAGAAGTACACGCGACGGCAGAAGGCCGTCCAGCAACCGGGCACGTGCCTTAACTGCCACGCGTCCGTTTATGTGCCCTTCAAGAAGGCCGGAAACGGCGATCTGGTCAAGGGTTTCGAGATGCTGAACGCCATGAAGTACCAGGATGCGGTCCAGCACGTAAAATACCCGGTCTCCTGCATCGACTGCCACGATCCGGCGACCATGAAGCTGCGGGTGACCCGTCCGGCCTTCATGGAAGGTATGCGCGCCTACAAGGCGTCGCAAGGCGTCAAGGACTACGACGTCAACAAGGCGGCCTCGCAAAAGGAAATGCGGACGTTCGTCTGCGGCCAGTGCCACGTCGAGTACTACTTCAAGGGGCCCGAGAAGCGCCTGGTGTTCCCCTGGTCGAAGGGCCTGAAGGTCGACGAGATCTACTCGTTCTACGAGGACACCCAGTTCAAGGACTGGACGCACGCCCGCACGGGCGCGCCGGCCCTCAAGGCCCAGCACCCCGAGTTCGAACTGTACAGCCAGGGCATCCACGCGCGGTCCGGCGTCTCTTGCGCCGATTGCCACATGCCCCGCAAGAAGGTGGGCGAGGATCTCCGGATCACGGACCACCAGATCCGCAGTCCGCTCGCGGCCGAGGCGGCTTCCTGCAAGACCTGCCATCGCTGGTCGCCCGCCGAGATGCAGGCGCGCGTCGAGATCCACCAGGATCGGACCGCGGCACTGCGCGACCGGGCAATGAACGCCCTGATGGCGCTGATATCCGAGATCGAGACGGCAAGCGCCTCGGGAAAGCCTGACGCCGCGCTTGCCCAGGCACGGGCGCTCCAGCGCAAGAGCCAGTTCTACCTCGATTTCGTGGAAGCGGAGAACTCGGTCGGCTTCCACGCGCCCGGGGAGGCCGCCCGTATCCTGGCCGAATCCATAGACCTGTCCCGGCAGGGCCAGCTTGCGCTGCGCCCCTAGGGGATTTCGCACGACCGGAAAGGACGCGACCACCGATGGATGCCCGTGCTCTCGCTTTCGCAGCTCTCGTCGCCCCTGCGTGCCTTGCGCTCTCCGCCCCGCCGGCTGCCGCCGCGACGGGGTCGACCGCCCAGATCATGCTCTGGCGCATGTTCCAGGTGGCGCCCGACACGGCCCGGGATCGTCACGACATCGCCCCGTACCTGATCACGCAGCACTGGCTGACAGAGGAGTT harbors:
- a CDS encoding ammonia-forming cytochrome c nitrite reductase subunit c552, producing MAARFGRRATLQARSALIWALGATLVAGTVWGSGAGASEPEGVTSAGTVNLTDESDDPALWGQNYPHHYADYKKTGEQSPTKHGGSRVVRRTPTAEDPRAHTSQSRIEEDPRLVTMWAGYAFSKDFREDRGHAYMLEDQKYTRRQKAVQQPGTCLNCHASVYVPFKKAGNGDLVKGFEMLNAMKYQDAVQHVKYPVSCIDCHDPATMKLRVTRPAFMEGMRAYKASQGVKDYDVNKAASQKEMRTFVCGQCHVEYYFKGPEKRLVFPWSKGLKVDEIYSFYEDTQFKDWTHARTGAPALKAQHPEFELYSQGIHARSGVSCADCHMPRKKVGEDLRITDHQIRSPLAAEAASCKTCHRWSPAEMQARVEIHQDRTAALRDRAMNALMALISEIETASASGKPDAALAQARALQRKSQFYLDFVEAENSVGFHAPGEAARILAESIDLSRQGQLALRP